In Nymphaea colorata isolate Beijing-Zhang1983 chromosome 3, ASM883128v2, whole genome shotgun sequence, a genomic segment contains:
- the LOC116251502 gene encoding putative glycosyltransferase 7 gives MLPSSPSDPPPAMAKHTASPKSHSRQSSSLCSCFLSDCSVFTGGAMAALLFVWALWTVCNSLNPAIINLSSSSSSSYLRADSLPTHQHKPSPFPSDSPGSTFYDDPSLDYTIGVPMKDWDRKRSEWMASHPWITPRKIILVTGSQPTACKNPTGDHLLLRFFKNKADYCRLHGYDIFYNNVLLQPKMHTFWAKLPAVKSVMISHPETEWVWWVDSDAAITDMEFTLPLERYVGRNLIVHGWENMVYENRSWVGLNAGVFLMRNCQWSMDFMEVWASMGPQTPDYAEWGRIQTSVLADRMFKNADDQSGLVYLLLKEKEKWGDKIFLENSFYFESYWIEIVGKLEDVSKKYEEMERADAALRRRHAEKTSELYWPKREAHLREEGYGPNSLRRPFITHFTGCQPCSGDHNKMYSGENCYKGMVRVLNFADNQVLKNYGFYRKDLLDTETVFPAPFDFPANRSGSA, from the coding sequence ATGCTCCCCTCCTCGCCTTCAGACCCACCACCAGCCATGGCGAAGCATACCGCCTCCCCGAAATCCCACTCTCGCCAGTCCAGTTCCCTCTGCTCTTGCTTCCTCAGCGATTGCTCCGTCTTCACCGGCGGCGCCATGGCCGCCCTCCTCTTTGTCTGGGCTCTCTGGACCGTCTGCAACTCTCTCAACCCCGCCATCATAaacctctcttcttcttcttcatcttcttatttACGGGCTGACTCTCTCCCCACTCACCAACATAAgccttcccccttcccctccGACTCTCCCGGCTCCACCTTCTACGACGACCCTTCTTTGGACTACACCATCGGCGTCCCAATGAAGGATTGGGACAGAAAGAGGTCGGAATGGATGGCGTCCCACCCGTGGATCACTCCCCGGAAAATCATCCTTGTCACCGGATCGCAGCCGACCGCTTGTAAGAACCCCACCGGCGaccacctcctcctccgctTCTTCAAGAACAAGGCCGACTACTGCCGCCTGCACGGCTACGACATTTTCTACAACAACGTTCTGCTTCAACCCAAGATGCACACTTTCTGGGCGAAGCTGCCGGCGGTCAAATCCGTTATGATCTCGCACCCTGAGACGGAGTGGGTCTGGTGGGTCGACTCCGACGCGGCCATTACGGACATGGAGTTTACGCTTCCGCTGGAGAGGTACGTCGGCAGGAACCTGATCGTCCACGGCTGGGAGAACATGGTGTACGAGAACCGAAGCTGGGTGGGGCTCAACGCCGGAGTCTTCCTGATGAGGAACTGCCAGTGGTCGATGGATTTCATGGAGGTTTGGGCGAGCATGGGGCCGCAGACCCCCGACTACGCTGAATGGGGCCGCATACAGACGTCGGTTCTCGCGGACCGGATGTTCAAGAACGCCGACGACCAGTCCGGCCTGGTTTACCTCCTTttgaaggagaaggagaaatggGGAGACAAAATCTTCCTGGAGAACAGCTTCTACTTCGAGAGCTACTGGATCGAGATCGTCGGGAAGTTGGAGGACGTCAGCAAGAAGTATGAGGAGATGGAGAGGGCCGACGCCGCACTGAGGAGGCGGCACGCCGAGAAGACGTCGGAGTTGTACTGGCCCAAGAGGGAAGCCCACCTCCGGGAAGAGGGCTACGGCCCGAACAGCCTCAGGAGGCCGTTCATTACTCACTTCACGGGCTGCCAGCCCTGCAGCGGCGATCACAACAAGATGTACTCTGGAGAAAACTGCTACAAAGGAATGGTGAGGGTTCTCAACTTCGCCGACAACCAGGTGCTGAAAAATTACGGGTTCTACCGGAAGGATCTTCTTGACACGGAGACTGTTTTCCCGGCGCCGTTCGACTTTCCGGCCAATCGCTCCGGTTCGGCCTAG